From the genome of Pirellulaceae bacterium, one region includes:
- a CDS encoding deoxyribodipyrimidine photolyase — translation MVKTSPVPPGRIRVINDVPVRPTGDFVLYWMTAIRRSQWNFCLQRAVELAEECEKPLLVFEALRSGYSWASDRLHHFVIQGMADNQRRLKKHGIAYFPYLESEPGDGTGLLKYLAERACAVVGDDFPCFFLPAMTRVAANQIGGRFELVDSNGILPLRAADQVFVRAHYFRRFLQKNLRPHLRQFPQRNPLAGKKLPQLNQLPPLIGKRWPVADVARRAVEPASLADFPIDHCVTPGSVAGGSEAAQARLRRFLKQSVDEYEEERNHPDSDGGSGLSPYLHFGHISPHQIFHELMKRDEWSIEDLAEKANGSREGWWNASPATEAFLDELITWREVGYNMCWQRRDYDRYESLPDWAQTTLRDHERDPREYLYELEDFEHSRTHDELWNAAQRQLVCEGRMHNYLRMLWGKKILHWTPDARTALQIMIELNNKYALDGRNPNSYSGIFWVLGRYDRAWGPERKIFGKIRYMASENTAKKLRLKQYLARYGD, via the coding sequence ATGGTCAAAACCTCCCCAGTCCCCCCTGGCAGAATTCGTGTGATTAATGATGTGCCTGTGCGGCCAACGGGCGATTTTGTGCTCTACTGGATGACGGCCATTCGGCGGAGTCAGTGGAATTTTTGCTTGCAGCGAGCGGTCGAGTTGGCAGAGGAATGTGAAAAACCACTGCTCGTCTTTGAGGCCCTCAGAAGCGGTTATTCGTGGGCAAGCGACCGCCTGCATCATTTTGTCATTCAGGGGATGGCGGACAACCAGAGGAGATTGAAGAAGCATGGAATTGCTTATTTTCCGTATTTGGAATCGGAACCTGGGGATGGGACAGGCTTGCTGAAATATTTAGCCGAACGAGCCTGTGCTGTGGTGGGCGACGATTTCCCATGTTTTTTCCTTCCGGCGATGACTCGGGTCGCCGCAAATCAAATTGGCGGGCGATTTGAGCTGGTCGACAGCAACGGAATTCTTCCACTTCGGGCCGCTGATCAGGTGTTCGTGCGCGCTCATTATTTCCGACGCTTTCTTCAAAAGAACCTCAGACCGCATTTGAGGCAGTTTCCGCAGCGAAATCCTCTCGCGGGAAAAAAATTGCCGCAACTCAATCAACTTCCACCCCTGATCGGGAAACGTTGGCCTGTTGCTGACGTGGCCCGTCGGGCCGTTGAACCCGCCAGCCTCGCCGACTTCCCAATCGATCACTGCGTAACGCCCGGGTCAGTCGCTGGTGGTAGCGAAGCGGCTCAAGCACGTTTGCGGCGATTTTTGAAGCAATCTGTGGATGAGTATGAAGAAGAGAGAAACCATCCGGATAGTGATGGAGGCAGTGGTCTATCGCCATACTTACACTTTGGACACATTTCACCCCACCAAATATTTCACGAGCTGATGAAGCGCGACGAATGGTCGATTGAGGATCTTGCTGAGAAGGCGAACGGCAGTCGCGAGGGTTGGTGGAATGCGTCGCCCGCAACGGAAGCTTTTCTAGACGAATTGATCACTTGGCGAGAAGTTGGTTACAACATGTGCTGGCAGCGTCGAGACTACGACCGTTACGAATCGTTGCCGGATTGGGCACAAACAACATTGAGGGATCACGAGCGGGATCCGCGTGAGTATCTCTACGAGTTAGAAGACTTTGAACATTCACGCACGCACGATGAACTCTGGAATGCGGCCCAACGGCAACTCGTTTGCGAAGGGCGAATGCACAACTACTTGCGGATGTTGTGGGGGAAAAAAATCCTTCATTGGACACCCGATGCGCGTACGGCTTTGCAGATCATGATTGAGCTCAACAACAAATACGCGTTGGACGGCCGGAATCCGAATTCCTACAGCGGTATTTTTTGGGTGTTGGGCCGTTACGATCGAGCTTGGGGGCCGGAGCGAAAAATATTCGGGAAGATTCGCTACATGGCTTCAGAAAACACCGCCAAAAAGCTGCGGCTCAAACAGTACCTTGCTCGCTATGGCGATTGA
- a CDS encoding CHAD domain-containing protein yields the protein MEYGFEINESVDAAVKRVARAQISLAIHDANDPALDRHEVVHRIRKRCKKQRALIRLVRPSLADTFGRDNAFYRELSRNLSSLRDTQALLECFDRTIDHFAATIDRDEFAPIRSFLIDRRDECTENKARLVRLTETTTSQLEHAIGSVQDWKIDSNDFNAVAPGLEKTYRRACKAMRQVRKQPETERLHEWRKRVKYHGYHADLLARIAPGLLGAHGKLAEQLGTLLGEDHDLAVLKATLFSTQFSTGGPTAVNNQCLARLRILVETRQLQLQSDALELGRILLAEKPRHLVRRWNQYWLVARETQANAT from the coding sequence ATGGAATATGGTTTTGAGATAAACGAGTCAGTCGATGCCGCGGTGAAGCGGGTCGCTCGAGCACAGATCAGCCTCGCAATTCACGATGCAAATGACCCGGCCCTTGACCGGCACGAAGTGGTGCATCGGATCCGCAAACGTTGCAAAAAACAGCGAGCCCTCATCCGACTTGTGCGTCCGTCGTTGGCTGACACATTTGGGCGCGATAACGCCTTCTATCGGGAACTTTCCCGTAACCTATCTTCCCTGCGTGATACACAAGCCTTGTTGGAATGTTTTGATCGTACGATCGACCACTTTGCAGCGACGATTGACCGCGATGAGTTTGCCCCAATTCGGAGTTTTCTGATCGATCGTCGGGATGAATGCACTGAAAACAAAGCGAGATTGGTTCGGTTAACGGAAACGACTACTTCCCAATTAGAACACGCAATAGGGTCTGTCCAAGATTGGAAAATTGACTCGAACGACTTTAACGCAGTCGCCCCGGGGCTCGAGAAAACCTATCGCCGCGCGTGCAAGGCAATGCGACAGGTTCGGAAACAGCCGGAAACGGAAAGGCTACACGAATGGCGGAAAAGGGTGAAATACCACGGATACCACGCTGACTTGTTAGCCCGCATCGCTCCCGGTCTGTTGGGGGCTCATGGGAAACTCGCGGAGCAACTCGGAACTCTCCTGGGCGAGGACCACGATTTGGCGGTCCTGAAGGCGACGTTGTTTTCAACGCAATTTTCAACGGGCGGCCCGACGGCGGTGAACAACCAATGCTTGGCACGACTTCGAATCCTTGTCGAAACCCGCCAACTTCAATTGCAGTCAGACGCCCTTGAGTTGGGCCGCATCCTTCTGGCTGAGAAGCCCCGTCATTTGGTCCGTCGCTGGAATCAATATTGGCTGGTCGCACGAGAAACCCAAGCCAACGCAACTTGA
- a CDS encoding TM2 domain-containing protein, giving the protein MMMQTGANRDQDTHYKTVGYALWIFGFTGSHRFYYGKPISGTLWFFTGGLLLIGWLVDFFLIPSMDRQADFRFRSGPFDYSIAWVLLTFLGLFGIHRFYLGKWVTGVIYLLTGGLFAVGFLYDMLTLNEQVSELNANATINR; this is encoded by the coding sequence ATGATGATGCAAACCGGTGCTAATCGAGATCAAGATACCCATTACAAAACGGTTGGCTACGCGCTTTGGATTTTTGGCTTTACTGGTTCACATCGTTTCTACTACGGGAAGCCAATCAGCGGTACGCTTTGGTTCTTTACAGGCGGACTGTTATTAATCGGCTGGCTTGTCGATTTCTTTCTGATTCCGTCGATGGACCGGCAAGCAGATTTTCGGTTTCGATCGGGCCCCTTTGATTACAGCATCGCCTGGGTGTTGCTGACCTTCTTGGGACTTTTCGGCATTCATCGCTTCTATCTCGGCAAGTGGGTGACCGGTGTGATCTATCTGTTGACTGGCGGGCTTTTTGCGGTTGGCTTTCTGTATGACATGCTGACGTTGAACGAACAAGTCAGCGAATTAAACGCGAACGCAACCATCAACCGTTAG
- a CDS encoding PSD1 and planctomycete cytochrome C domain-containing protein has translation MTTFADRTVALALRFIASSLSYGPLLLSVGVTSVIIGDGTPSRADEKIVFSRDVLPVLSDKCFQCHGPDEANREAGLRLDEELGAFAELDSGERAIVPNNRETSALIQRITTDDEELRMPPPESGKSLTAKEIKTLSNWVDQGAAWSKHWAFQPPVRSLIPKANYDALESLSAWKPLGPIDHFIHASLRRAGLVPEEVADKETLIRRVTLDLTGLPPTIQDVDNFLNDKSPNAYERVVDRLLESARYGEHMGRIWLDAARFADTHGLHLDNERSIWPYRDWVIEAFNNNMPFDQFTIEQLAGDLLPTPSLSQRVATGFNRCNVTTSEGGSIDDEYYVRYAVDRVETTSTVWLGLTAGCAACHDHKFDPLTQREFYQMFSYFFSLTEKAMDGNALLPPPSVKVPSLLQSRRKTVLKEQLDAVNQQLEGLHQAVNYNDSMIDATLRSLTEVEVTWFDDKLPEGAEAGGDGEKPWQFVSSAEHPVLRGEKSTVRTADGLSQQFFTKAAKPLQIGGYDRLFAYVYLDAENPPETVQLQFNDGSWDHRAYWGADKGHNAGKKGPSNYRAGDLPEVGKWVRLEVPAGAVGLGDGAELNGWSFAQFKGTVHWDQAGVVAVSPPSEELLESQIVWEQFRQRTKYPSLPDAIQKILEVKSDERDANQQKQLRQYFLSEINPKTRIPFQEPHQQRQNLTQELSELEKAIPATLVMEERKEPRQAHVLERGEYTLKRDEVDSRLPEWMAPIDASWPANRLGLSQWLVSSEHPLTARVTVNRFWQQFFGIGLVKTSEDFGVQGEQPSHPELLDWLAIDFIESQWNVKRFVKQIVMSGTYRQSSHVTAKNLSQDPDNRLLARGPRFRLDAEVIRDQALAISGLLVDTIGGKSVRPYQPAGLWKPVGFGGSNTSVFKQDAGSNLYRRSMYTFWKRTSPPPSMTTFDAPDRETCQVRRARTNTPLQALVLMNDVQFVEAARKLAERVVTEGGLSDEDRIVFAFRAVTSRRPNVTEKASLLRLLAEYQREFSADSEAAKRLISVGESSPNESLDAVEISAWTMITHLLMNLNESVTKA, from the coding sequence ATGACCACTTTTGCTGATCGAACTGTTGCACTCGCGTTGCGGTTTATCGCCTCCTCCCTGTCATACGGCCCCCTTCTCCTGTCCGTTGGAGTCACTTCCGTAATCATCGGTGACGGTACGCCCTCAAGGGCTGACGAAAAGATCGTGTTCAGCCGTGATGTGTTACCCGTGTTGTCGGATAAATGCTTCCAATGTCATGGACCCGATGAGGCAAATCGAGAGGCGGGTTTGCGATTGGATGAGGAGTTGGGAGCTTTCGCCGAACTCGATTCTGGCGAGCGAGCGATCGTACCGAACAATCGTGAAACGAGTGCATTAATCCAACGCATCACGACGGATGATGAAGAGCTGCGGATGCCTCCACCCGAATCTGGTAAATCGCTCACCGCGAAAGAAATTAAAACCTTATCGAATTGGGTCGACCAAGGCGCAGCATGGTCCAAGCATTGGGCATTTCAGCCACCTGTCAGGTCGTTAATTCCCAAGGCGAACTACGATGCGTTGGAGTCACTCAGTGCGTGGAAACCGCTTGGCCCGATTGATCACTTCATTCACGCAAGCCTGCGTAGGGCTGGATTAGTCCCCGAAGAGGTTGCTGATAAGGAAACGTTGATTCGTCGAGTCACCCTGGATCTGACGGGTCTACCGCCAACAATCCAGGATGTTGATAACTTTCTTAACGACAAATCTCCTAACGCCTATGAACGGGTCGTCGACCGGCTCCTTGAGTCGGCCCGATATGGCGAGCACATGGGACGCATTTGGCTCGATGCAGCGCGATTCGCAGACACGCATGGATTGCACTTAGATAATGAACGATCAATTTGGCCCTACCGTGATTGGGTGATTGAAGCATTCAATAATAACATGCCCTTTGATCAGTTTACGATCGAACAACTGGCAGGTGATTTGTTACCGACCCCATCATTATCCCAGCGAGTTGCAACCGGTTTCAATCGTTGTAACGTTACCACGAGCGAAGGTGGATCGATCGATGATGAATATTACGTCCGTTACGCCGTGGACCGAGTTGAAACCACTTCAACGGTTTGGCTGGGCCTAACCGCTGGTTGTGCTGCATGCCACGATCACAAGTTTGACCCGTTGACGCAACGTGAATTCTATCAAATGTTTTCCTACTTTTTCAGCCTGACTGAGAAAGCGATGGACGGCAATGCGTTGCTACCGCCGCCAAGCGTGAAAGTGCCGAGCTTATTGCAGTCGCGCCGAAAGACTGTGCTTAAGGAACAACTTGACGCAGTGAATCAACAGTTGGAAGGCTTGCATCAGGCGGTGAATTACAACGACTCGATGATCGATGCAACTCTCCGTTCGCTCACCGAAGTGGAAGTCACTTGGTTTGACGACAAGTTGCCAGAGGGAGCTGAGGCCGGAGGAGATGGAGAGAAGCCTTGGCAGTTTGTATCGTCCGCGGAACACCCTGTTTTGCGTGGTGAAAAGTCGACTGTAAGGACTGCAGATGGACTAAGCCAGCAATTTTTCACAAAGGCGGCAAAGCCTCTGCAGATTGGGGGATACGACCGATTGTTCGCCTACGTCTATCTTGATGCTGAAAATCCACCCGAGACGGTGCAGTTGCAGTTCAACGATGGCTCTTGGGATCATCGAGCTTACTGGGGGGCAGATAAGGGACACAACGCAGGCAAGAAAGGGCCGAGTAATTACCGAGCAGGTGATTTGCCTGAGGTCGGTAAATGGGTTCGCTTGGAAGTGCCGGCCGGCGCGGTGGGGCTTGGGGATGGAGCGGAGCTAAATGGTTGGTCTTTTGCCCAGTTCAAGGGAACGGTTCACTGGGACCAAGCGGGTGTCGTAGCCGTTTCCCCGCCGTCCGAAGAATTACTCGAATCGCAAATCGTGTGGGAACAGTTTCGGCAACGCACAAAATATCCATCGCTACCTGACGCCATTCAAAAGATTTTGGAGGTCAAGTCGGATGAACGAGATGCGAATCAGCAAAAACAACTACGGCAATATTTTTTATCCGAGATTAATCCAAAGACGCGAATTCCATTTCAAGAGCCGCATCAACAGAGGCAGAATCTGACACAGGAACTGTCTGAACTGGAAAAGGCCATTCCGGCCACCCTCGTGATGGAGGAGCGGAAGGAACCGCGGCAGGCACATGTACTCGAACGAGGTGAATACACGCTCAAGCGAGATGAGGTTGACTCACGACTACCTGAGTGGATGGCGCCGATCGACGCTAGTTGGCCCGCCAATCGGCTTGGATTGTCCCAATGGCTAGTCAGTTCCGAGCATCCGTTGACGGCCCGAGTCACGGTAAATCGTTTTTGGCAGCAGTTTTTCGGGATCGGTTTAGTCAAGACTTCCGAGGATTTTGGGGTCCAGGGCGAACAACCGTCTCATCCCGAGTTGCTGGATTGGCTGGCAATTGATTTCATCGAATCCCAGTGGAATGTGAAACGCTTTGTGAAACAAATTGTAATGTCGGGCACCTATCGCCAGTCGTCGCATGTTACCGCAAAAAATCTCAGTCAAGATCCAGACAACCGGTTGCTTGCCCGAGGTCCACGTTTCCGCCTCGATGCGGAAGTCATTCGTGACCAGGCTCTGGCAATTAGCGGTCTGTTGGTAGATACGATTGGTGGAAAAAGCGTGCGACCGTATCAGCCCGCTGGCTTGTGGAAGCCGGTCGGATTCGGTGGAAGTAACACATCGGTCTTTAAACAAGATGCAGGCTCAAACCTCTATCGTCGCAGTATGTACACGTTTTGGAAACGTACGTCGCCCCCACCTTCTATGACCACCTTTGACGCTCCGGATCGCGAAACCTGCCAAGTTCGTCGAGCTCGAACCAATACGCCACTTCAGGCTTTGGTGCTCATGAACGACGTGCAATTTGTTGAAGCAGCACGCAAGCTTGCCGAGCGCGTCGTCACCGAAGGTGGGCTTAGTGACGAAGATCGAATTGTGTTTGCTTTTCGCGCCGTAACATCTCGCCGTCCGAACGTGACGGAGAAAGCATCGTTACTGCGTCTACTTGCGGAATACCAACGGGAATTCTCCGCGGATTCGGAGGCAGCGAAGCGTTTGATTAGCGTCGGCGAGTCGAGCCCGAACGAATCCCTTGATGCTGTGGAAATCAGTGCGTGGACGATGATTACCCACTTGCTGATGAACCTAAACGAATCTGTCACCAAAGCCTAG